From Synoicihabitans lomoniglobus, the proteins below share one genomic window:
- a CDS encoding NADPH-dependent assimilatory sulfite reductase hemoprotein subunit, whose translation MSTDTDAPKPLAANEGIKTASNFLRGTIAEELKDTSTGAISEDNQQLTKFHGLYLQDDRDVRIERRRAKLEKAFSFMLRVRLPGGRCSAAQWLVLDKLADEQANGSLRLTTRQTFQFHGILKGNLKPLIKGMHATLLDSIAACGDVNRNIMAPANPERSPAHAAMYDHAKNLSDYALPKTRAYHEIWLDDELVAGGEPEVEPLYGPTYLPRKFKVGFAIPPSNDVDVYSQDLGYIGIVENGQLVGYNVTMGGGLGMSHGNEQTHPRLADLVGFITCDQVNAVGAAVIATQRDYGDRTNRKHARLKYTIEDRGIDWFKAEVEKRSGVTFGPAREFAFTTIQDPHGWHECADGTWFYGLHILSGRIKDRDGWLMKTALREVAEIHTGDFRLTPTQNVTISGVTAEGKAAIEAILAKYGLDKENERSPLRLNAMSCVALPTCGLALAESERVLPEVIERFEAVLESAGLSDDAISLRMTGCPNGCARPYLAEIGFVGKAPGKYALYIGAKYNGSRLNRMISPKCTIDEALEMLTPIINRYAKERSEGEEFGDFCERVILPADATFHSVGTVEATA comes from the coding sequence ATGAGCACTGACACCGACGCACCGAAGCCCCTAGCTGCCAACGAAGGCATCAAAACCGCCTCGAATTTCCTTCGCGGCACGATTGCCGAGGAGTTGAAAGACACCTCTACGGGCGCGATTTCCGAAGATAATCAACAACTTACGAAGTTTCACGGTCTCTATCTCCAGGATGATCGCGATGTGCGGATCGAGCGCCGCCGCGCCAAGTTGGAGAAGGCGTTTTCCTTCATGCTGCGCGTCCGTCTGCCCGGTGGGCGTTGCTCGGCCGCGCAATGGCTGGTGCTCGACAAGCTTGCCGATGAGCAAGCCAATGGCTCGCTGCGTCTCACCACGCGCCAAACATTCCAATTTCACGGCATCCTGAAGGGCAACCTGAAGCCTCTCATCAAGGGCATGCACGCGACGTTGCTCGATTCCATCGCGGCCTGCGGCGACGTGAATCGCAACATCATGGCTCCGGCCAATCCCGAGCGCAGTCCGGCGCATGCGGCGATGTATGACCACGCCAAGAATTTGTCGGATTACGCGCTGCCCAAGACCCGCGCCTATCACGAAATCTGGCTCGATGATGAACTCGTCGCCGGGGGCGAGCCCGAGGTCGAGCCGCTCTACGGTCCCACGTATCTGCCGCGTAAGTTTAAAGTCGGCTTCGCCATCCCGCCGTCCAACGACGTCGACGTCTACTCGCAGGATCTCGGCTACATCGGCATCGTCGAAAACGGCCAACTCGTCGGTTACAACGTCACCATGGGGGGCGGTCTGGGCATGAGCCATGGCAACGAGCAAACGCACCCGCGCCTCGCGGATTTGGTCGGTTTCATTACTTGCGACCAAGTCAACGCGGTCGGTGCCGCCGTCATCGCCACCCAGCGTGATTACGGGGATCGCACCAATCGCAAGCATGCCCGTCTCAAATACACCATCGAAGATCGCGGCATCGACTGGTTCAAAGCCGAGGTGGAAAAGCGTTCGGGCGTCACGTTTGGCCCCGCCCGCGAGTTCGCCTTTACCACCATTCAAGATCCGCACGGCTGGCACGAGTGTGCCGATGGCACGTGGTTCTATGGTTTGCACATTCTCAGCGGTCGCATCAAAGATCGCGACGGTTGGCTCATGAAGACCGCGCTGCGCGAAGTGGCCGAGATTCACACCGGCGATTTCCGCCTTACGCCGACCCAAAACGTGACCATTTCCGGCGTCACGGCCGAAGGTAAAGCCGCCATCGAGGCGATCCTGGCCAAGTATGGCTTGGACAAGGAAAACGAGCGCAGCCCCCTGCGTTTGAATGCGATGTCGTGCGTGGCATTGCCGACCTGCGGCCTCGCTCTCGCGGAGAGTGAACGCGTGTTGCCCGAAGTGATCGAACGTTTCGAAGCGGTGTTGGAGTCGGCCGGTTTGTCCGACGACGCCATCAGTCTGCGGATGACGGGTTGCCCCAATGGCTGCGCTCGCCCGTATCTCGCCGAGATCGGTTTCGTGGGCAAGGCCCCGGGCAAGTATGCGCTCTACATCGGGGCGAAATACAACGGCTCGCGTCTGAACCGTATGATTTCGCCGAAGTGCACCATCGACGAAGCGCTCGAAATGCTTACGCCCATCATCAACCGCTACGCCAAGGAGCGGAGTGAAGGGGAAGAATTCGGCGACTTCTGCGAACGCGTGATTCTGCCGGCCGACGCCACGTTCCATAGCGTGGGCACCGTCGAAGCGACGGCGTAA
- a CDS encoding site-2 protease family protein gives MLPTQNGSFRLFRFLGITVWLHWSWLLVAIFVLQSRQNYYSSLAWNVAEYLTLFAIVLMHEFGHSLACRQVGGQADQIVMWPMGGVAYVSPPFRPGAQLWSIAAGPLVNVALIPIFYFSARLLILSGVAPTSPDFWDWFSTVQWINIILLCFNLLPVYPLDGGQIVRSLLWFGVGPRKSLLWASGFGLVGAAALGFWAFLQGSWWLGILVLFIASNGWRAFQAARRAG, from the coding sequence ATGCTGCCCACTCAGAACGGTTCGTTCCGCCTCTTTCGTTTTCTTGGCATCACCGTGTGGCTGCATTGGTCGTGGCTGCTCGTGGCCATCTTCGTGCTGCAAAGTCGTCAAAATTACTATTCCTCGTTGGCGTGGAACGTGGCGGAGTATCTCACCTTGTTTGCGATCGTGTTGATGCATGAATTTGGCCATTCGCTGGCTTGTCGTCAGGTGGGAGGGCAGGCGGATCAAATCGTCATGTGGCCGATGGGCGGGGTCGCTTATGTGTCGCCGCCGTTTCGTCCCGGGGCGCAGTTATGGAGTATCGCGGCCGGACCTTTGGTCAATGTGGCTCTGATCCCGATTTTCTATTTCAGCGCCAGACTGTTGATTCTGTCGGGCGTGGCACCCACGTCTCCGGATTTCTGGGACTGGTTCAGCACGGTGCAGTGGATTAACATCATTCTGCTGTGTTTCAATTTGCTGCCGGTTTACCCGCTTGATGGCGGTCAGATTGTGCGCTCGCTGCTTTGGTTTGGCGTGGGTCCCCGCAAGAGCCTGCTGTGGGCCAGTGGTTTTGGGCTGGTCGGTGCCGCCGCGCTCGGATTTTGGGCGTTTTTACAGGGCAGTTGGTGGCTCGGAATATTGGTGCTCTTTATCGCGAGCAACGGTTGGCGAGCCTTTCAAGCCGCTCGCCGCGCGGGATAG
- a CDS encoding uracil-DNA glycosylase produces the protein MRATLHALTEELRRLKTTGVKTVSVSEESLSTLRALVRARQPATPVGQPETMAEAPPAAAERGTSRGKSSWTPPVVPKRTAPAPVESGLPSPPEVVLPDGDKPTQWKALLAQVTNDPVCRENIRAGKKVVLGVGNLDAKIFFCGEAPGAEEEVKGEPFVGPAGQLLTKMIGGMALQRDDVYIGNIMNWRPQMPTIDGQEQVGNRPPSADEMNYCMPYWRAQLKIVQPEVIVALGSTAAKGLLGAGSFKTLGEIRGKWHTFEGTPVMVTYHPSYILRNQSNRSKRAIWEDLLQVMERVALPISDKQRGYFQAR, from the coding sequence ATGCGCGCCACCCTGCATGCGCTCACTGAAGAGCTCCGCCGCCTCAAGACGACGGGCGTGAAAACGGTATCCGTATCGGAGGAGTCGTTGTCCACGCTACGCGCCCTCGTGCGGGCGCGGCAACCCGCCACGCCGGTCGGTCAACCGGAGACCATGGCCGAGGCACCACCGGCGGCGGCAGAGCGCGGGACATCACGGGGGAAAAGTAGTTGGACGCCGCCGGTCGTGCCGAAACGAACCGCGCCCGCGCCGGTCGAGTCCGGTCTGCCGTCGCCACCGGAGGTGGTGTTGCCCGACGGCGACAAGCCAACGCAGTGGAAAGCCTTGTTGGCGCAAGTGACCAACGACCCGGTGTGTCGCGAAAATATCCGCGCGGGGAAAAAAGTCGTGCTCGGGGTGGGGAACCTGGATGCGAAGATCTTTTTTTGCGGGGAAGCTCCCGGCGCGGAGGAGGAAGTCAAGGGCGAGCCGTTTGTTGGTCCCGCGGGGCAGTTGCTGACCAAGATGATTGGGGGCATGGCCTTGCAGCGCGACGACGTCTACATCGGCAACATCATGAATTGGCGGCCGCAGATGCCGACAATTGACGGTCAGGAACAGGTGGGCAACCGCCCGCCGTCGGCCGACGAAATGAACTACTGCATGCCGTATTGGCGGGCCCAGCTGAAGATCGTGCAGCCGGAAGTCATCGTCGCTTTGGGCTCCACCGCAGCCAAGGGATTGTTGGGCGCGGGCAGTTTCAAAACGCTTGGGGAGATTCGAGGCAAATGGCACACGTTTGAAGGCACTCCCGTGATGGTGACCTATCATCCCAGCTATATTTTACGCAACCAATCCAATCGTTCGAAACGTGCGATTTGGGAGGATTTGTTGCAGGTGATGGAGCGGGTGGCGTTGCCGATCAGTGACAAGCAACGCGGATATTTTCAGGCGCGGTAG
- a CDS encoding Hpt domain-containing protein encodes MSTDQIIDQEAIENLRALDDGDGEDSFLKEVIEIFVSDTPERINELRTSFAADDQVTFTRAAHSIKGSSSNVGAIILGRLAKDLEADSRESIRGLGPRIDALDAAFLEAKRVLQAL; translated from the coding sequence ATGTCCACCGACCAGATCATCGACCAAGAAGCTATTGAAAATCTCCGCGCCCTTGATGATGGCGACGGTGAAGACTCTTTCCTCAAGGAAGTTATAGAGATCTTTGTCAGCGATACGCCTGAGCGGATAAACGAGTTACGCACCTCTTTCGCGGCTGACGACCAAGTGACGTTCACCCGCGCTGCGCACAGTATCAAGGGGAGTTCATCCAACGTCGGCGCGATCATTCTCGGACGACTGGCCAAGGATCTCGAAGCGGATTCTCGTGAATCCATCCGTGGTTTGGGCCCTCGGATTGACGCCCTCGACGCCGCGTTTCTCGAAGCCAAACGAGTGCTTCAGGCGCTTTGA
- the ahcY gene encoding adenosylhomocysteinase has protein sequence MSEFTDYHVKDISLAEWGHKEIAISEHEMPGLMSVRKKFPNKPLAGVRIMGSLHMTIQTAVLIETLVDLGATVRWASCNIFSTQDHAAAAIADGGVPVFAWKGETLEEYWDCTWKALVGPDGLGPQMVVDDGGDVTLLIHKGYELENGSDWVNTPAASEEEGVIKALLKKVHAETPTIFHDIAKEWKGVSEETTTGVHRLYELAEKNQLLVPSINVNDSVTKSKFDNLYGCRESLADGLKRATDVMIAGKVACVCGYGDVGKGCAHSLKAFGARVIVTEIDPINALQAAMEGYEVNTIESTLGVADIYVTTTGNKDIITLDHMKGMKDQAIVCNIGHFDNEIQVSQLYKEPGVVRDTIKPQYDKFTFADGHCIYMLAEGRLVNLGCATGHPSFVMSASFTNQVLAQLDLWANRDTYTPTVMRLPKHLDEEVARLHLDRIGAKLSTLSAEQAAYIGVPVEGPYKPDHYRY, from the coding sequence ATGTCCGAATTTACCGACTACCACGTCAAAGACATCAGCCTCGCCGAGTGGGGCCACAAAGAGATCGCCATCTCCGAGCACGAAATGCCCGGATTGATGTCGGTTCGCAAAAAATTCCCCAACAAGCCGCTGGCCGGCGTCCGCATCATGGGCTCGCTGCACATGACGATCCAGACCGCCGTGCTCATCGAGACGCTCGTCGATCTGGGTGCCACCGTGCGTTGGGCTTCCTGCAACATCTTCTCGACCCAGGATCATGCCGCCGCCGCGATCGCCGACGGTGGAGTGCCGGTTTTCGCCTGGAAGGGTGAGACGCTCGAAGAATACTGGGATTGCACCTGGAAGGCCCTCGTCGGTCCCGATGGTCTCGGCCCGCAAATGGTCGTCGATGACGGCGGCGACGTGACCCTGCTCATCCACAAGGGCTACGAGCTCGAGAACGGTAGTGACTGGGTCAATACGCCCGCCGCTTCCGAAGAAGAGGGTGTCATCAAGGCGCTCCTCAAAAAGGTCCACGCCGAGACGCCGACCATCTTCCACGACATTGCCAAGGAGTGGAAGGGTGTTTCCGAAGAGACCACTACCGGCGTGCACCGTCTCTACGAATTGGCCGAGAAGAACCAGCTCCTGGTTCCGTCCATCAACGTCAATGACTCCGTCACGAAGTCCAAGTTCGACAATCTCTACGGCTGCCGCGAATCCCTCGCGGACGGTCTCAAGCGTGCCACCGACGTCATGATTGCCGGCAAGGTCGCCTGCGTCTGCGGTTACGGTGATGTCGGCAAGGGCTGCGCTCATTCGCTCAAGGCCTTTGGCGCTCGCGTCATCGTCACCGAGATCGATCCGATCAACGCATTGCAGGCCGCCATGGAAGGCTACGAGGTCAACACGATCGAGAGCACGCTCGGCGTCGCCGACATCTACGTCACGACCACCGGCAATAAGGACATCATAACCCTCGATCACATGAAGGGGATGAAGGACCAGGCCATCGTGTGTAACATCGGTCACTTCGACAACGAGATCCAGGTCAGCCAGCTCTACAAGGAGCCGGGCGTCGTCCGCGACACGATCAAGCCGCAATACGACAAGTTCACCTTCGCCGACGGCCACTGCATCTACATGCTCGCCGAAGGTCGTCTCGTGAACCTCGGCTGCGCCACCGGTCACCCGTCATTCGTGATGTCGGCTTCCTTCACCAACCAGGTGTTGGCCCAGCTCGATCTGTGGGCCAACCGCGACACCTACACGCCGACCGTGATGCGCTTGCCGAAGCACCTCGACGAAGAGGTGGCGCGTTTGCACCTCGACCGCATTGGCGCGAAGCTCTCCACGCTCTCCGCCGAACAAGCCGCCTACATCGGTGTGCCGGTCGAAGGACCCTACAAGCCTGACCACTACCGCTACTAA
- a CDS encoding GH1 family beta-glucosidase, with protein sequence MSFQPDFAWGAATSAYQIEGAAALDGRKPSVWDRFCRQPGRVFEGHTGDVACDHYHRFREDIGLMKEIGLKAYRFSLSWSRVLPDGTGAINEKGLAFYDQLVDGLLEAGIDPWVTFFHWDYPLALQTRGGWLNDESSKWFAEYVQVVTDRLSDRVSHWMTLNEPQCFIGLGHRSGEHAPGDRMEMPHVLRGVHNALLAHGRAVQVIRASANIAPKIGWAPTGDVAVPLTRSEADVNAARDAYWSIEDGSVWNQAWWSDPVIKGAYPQNGLEAYGEAVPPHTDAEMAIISQPLDFYGMNLYNGHLVKAGADGKPEHVMRDPGVPTSHFQWRVTPEALYWGPKWVHERYGLPIAITENGLANQDWVAIDGAVHDPQRIDYVSRYVRELRRAASEGVSVLGYFHWTLMDNFEWAEGYRFRFGLVHVDFTTQQRTLKDSAYWYRDVIHSNGANIPD encoded by the coding sequence ATGAGTTTCCAACCAGACTTCGCGTGGGGCGCAGCCACGTCCGCTTATCAAATTGAAGGGGCGGCGGCGCTCGATGGACGCAAACCATCGGTGTGGGATCGATTCTGTCGACAACCCGGGCGGGTGTTTGAGGGACATACCGGCGACGTGGCCTGCGATCACTATCACCGGTTTCGCGAGGACATTGGTTTGATGAAGGAGATCGGTCTGAAAGCCTATCGTTTTTCATTGTCCTGGTCGCGCGTCCTGCCCGACGGCACCGGGGCGATAAACGAGAAGGGACTGGCGTTTTACGACCAACTGGTCGACGGCCTGCTCGAAGCCGGCATCGATCCCTGGGTCACGTTTTTCCACTGGGATTATCCGCTGGCGCTGCAAACTCGCGGAGGCTGGCTCAATGACGAAAGTTCGAAGTGGTTTGCTGAATACGTGCAAGTGGTGACCGATCGCCTGTCGGATCGAGTTTCGCACTGGATGACGTTGAACGAACCGCAGTGCTTCATCGGTCTGGGCCATCGTTCCGGCGAGCACGCGCCCGGGGATCGCATGGAGATGCCCCACGTGTTGCGCGGTGTGCACAACGCCTTGCTGGCGCACGGGCGGGCCGTGCAGGTGATTCGGGCGAGCGCCAATATCGCGCCGAAAATCGGGTGGGCCCCGACGGGTGATGTGGCGGTGCCGTTGACCCGTAGCGAGGCCGATGTGAACGCCGCGCGGGACGCTTATTGGTCGATCGAGGACGGTTCGGTGTGGAATCAGGCGTGGTGGTCCGATCCGGTGATCAAGGGGGCGTATCCACAGAATGGACTCGAAGCTTACGGGGAGGCGGTTCCGCCGCACACGGACGCCGAGATGGCGATCATCTCGCAGCCGTTGGATTTTTACGGCATGAATCTTTACAACGGTCACCTGGTGAAAGCCGGTGCCGACGGAAAACCGGAGCACGTGATGCGGGACCCCGGGGTGCCGACCAGTCACTTCCAGTGGCGCGTTACGCCGGAAGCGCTGTATTGGGGGCCGAAGTGGGTGCACGAGCGCTACGGCTTGCCGATCGCGATCACGGAAAACGGACTCGCGAATCAGGATTGGGTGGCGATCGACGGCGCGGTGCACGACCCGCAGCGGATCGACTATGTCAGCCGTTATGTGCGGGAGCTGCGCCGCGCTGCGAGCGAGGGCGTGAGTGTTTTAGGCTATTTTCACTGGACGCTGATGGACAATTTCGAATGGGCCGAGGGCTACCGTTTCCGGTTTGGTCTGGTGCATGTGGATTTCACCACGCAGCAACGGACGCTGAAGGATTCGGCCTATTGGTATCGGGACGTGATTCACTCCAACGGGGCTAACATTCCTGATTAG
- the metK gene encoding methionine adenosyltransferase — translation MANTFVFSSESVGEGHPDKVSDFISDSVLDACLTIDKNSRVACETLVKSNVVVLAGEITVPNLKGKSLESAINLANIVREAIREIGYVNDDDVFHADKVFIQDILTSQSADIGQGVDAREAEGKKHAEQGAGDQGIMFGYACTETPELMPTPIMLAHLLGRELSAVRKSGKAKWLRPDAKSQVSVRYVDGKPTEVVNVVISTQHSADVKHAEIEKFLINKVIKKVIPKKLLSKNTEFLINPTGKFIIGGPQGDTGLTGRKIIVDTYGGWGRHGGGAFSGKDPSKVDRSAAYMARWVAKNIVAAGLAPIAELQLAYAIGHPEPVSVFVDTFDTGTIPDSVISEAVREVFSFKPAAIVKQLKLLRPIYRETTNYGHFGKSTLPWEQTNKVKALQAAAKRLSK, via the coding sequence ATGGCTAATACATTTGTTTTCTCTTCCGAGTCCGTAGGCGAAGGCCACCCCGACAAGGTGTCCGACTTCATCTCCGACAGCGTGTTGGATGCCTGCTTGACGATCGACAAGAACAGTCGCGTGGCTTGCGAGACGCTGGTTAAATCCAACGTCGTGGTGCTCGCCGGTGAAATCACCGTGCCGAATCTCAAGGGCAAATCGCTCGAGTCCGCCATCAATCTCGCGAACATCGTGCGCGAGGCGATTCGTGAAATCGGCTACGTCAACGACGACGACGTTTTCCATGCCGACAAGGTGTTCATTCAAGACATTCTCACCAGCCAGTCCGCCGACATCGGTCAAGGCGTCGACGCTCGTGAAGCGGAAGGCAAGAAGCATGCCGAGCAGGGCGCGGGCGACCAAGGCATCATGTTTGGTTACGCCTGCACTGAGACGCCCGAGCTCATGCCGACCCCGATCATGCTCGCGCATCTGTTGGGTCGTGAACTTTCCGCCGTGCGCAAATCCGGCAAGGCCAAGTGGCTCCGGCCGGACGCGAAGTCGCAGGTCTCCGTGCGCTACGTCGACGGCAAGCCGACCGAAGTCGTAAACGTCGTCATTTCCACGCAACACTCCGCGGACGTGAAGCACGCTGAGATCGAGAAATTTCTCATCAACAAGGTGATCAAAAAGGTCATCCCCAAGAAGCTTCTCTCGAAGAACACCGAGTTTCTCATCAATCCGACCGGCAAGTTCATCATCGGCGGTCCGCAGGGTGACACGGGCCTGACTGGACGTAAGATCATCGTGGATACCTACGGTGGCTGGGGCCGTCACGGCGGTGGTGCATTTTCCGGCAAGGATCCGTCGAAGGTCGACCGTTCCGCCGCCTACATGGCGCGTTGGGTGGCCAAGAACATCGTCGCGGCCGGTCTCGCGCCGATTGCCGAGCTGCAACTGGCCTACGCCATCGGTCACCCGGAGCCTGTTTCGGTCTTCGTCGACACGTTCGACACCGGCACCATTCCCGACTCCGTGATTTCGGAAGCGGTGCGGGAGGTCTTCAGCTTCAAGCCCGCCGCCATCGTCAAGCAGCTCAAACTGCTGCGTCCGATCTACCGCGAGACGACCAACTACGGTCACTTCGGCAAGAGCACCTTGCCGTGGGAGCAGACCAACAAGGTCAAAGCCCTGCAGGCCGCCGCCAAGCGCCTGTCCAAGTAA
- a CDS encoding MFS transporter: MRALTRETFADIRALPRAVWVLTAGQFINRFGCFVYPFLTLHLLDRGLPGGQVALVLSSMAVGQMVSPFVSGYLSDAIGRRNTILISLIGGAISIVMIYYGQTAWQIAMLAALHGFLAQLFGPAANALLSDVVAEEKRVTAYAVFRLALNAGYAAGPAMAGLLYNRAPVLIFWGDAATSLVFAGLAFRWLPHGLRTITGRVTSPAVAWQSWLAVARDVGLNRAFMQLLLSKLLMSLAFIQVFYVLSVDATARGLTTVQYGMVMGFNGVVIMCVELPLVQWLKRFASRPVLVVGFVMVGIGSASFAWAESMTGFLLAMGLFTVGEMITLPMCAAYGAKLAPPEYRGRYFGFFGLMWGLAGLAGGTGVWFYGQLGPIWWCWIGCAGVLAGAVMALPVALRPDAPVLVEAATESAG, from the coding sequence ATGCGCGCACTCACGCGAGAAACGTTTGCCGATATTCGAGCCCTGCCGCGCGCGGTGTGGGTGCTCACGGCCGGGCAGTTCATCAATCGGTTCGGGTGTTTTGTTTATCCGTTTCTAACCCTGCACCTCCTTGACCGGGGGTTGCCGGGCGGGCAGGTGGCACTGGTGCTGAGCTCGATGGCGGTGGGCCAGATGGTGTCGCCCTTTGTTAGTGGTTATCTCTCGGATGCGATCGGCCGACGGAACACGATTCTCATATCGCTGATCGGCGGGGCGATTTCCATCGTCATGATTTATTATGGTCAAACCGCGTGGCAGATCGCGATGTTGGCGGCGCTGCATGGGTTTCTGGCGCAACTCTTCGGACCGGCAGCCAATGCTTTATTGAGCGACGTGGTGGCCGAAGAGAAGCGGGTGACGGCCTATGCGGTTTTTCGGCTCGCCCTCAACGCCGGTTACGCGGCGGGACCGGCGATGGCCGGTCTGCTCTACAACCGGGCCCCGGTGCTGATTTTCTGGGGCGATGCCGCGACTTCGTTGGTGTTTGCCGGCCTGGCATTCCGGTGGCTGCCGCACGGCCTGCGGACCATCACCGGACGGGTGACATCGCCTGCCGTGGCGTGGCAAAGCTGGTTGGCGGTGGCGCGGGACGTGGGGTTGAACCGGGCGTTTATGCAGCTGTTACTCAGCAAACTGTTGATGTCACTGGCGTTCATTCAGGTGTTTTACGTCTTGTCGGTGGACGCGACCGCGCGCGGCCTGACCACGGTCCAGTATGGCATGGTGATGGGATTCAACGGTGTGGTCATCATGTGTGTGGAGTTGCCGCTGGTGCAGTGGCTCAAGCGCTTCGCGTCGCGACCCGTGTTGGTGGTGGGTTTCGTGATGGTTGGGATCGGAAGTGCCAGCTTCGCCTGGGCGGAAAGCATGACGGGGTTTCTCCTCGCGATGGGACTGTTCACGGTGGGGGAGATGATCACGCTGCCGATGTGTGCCGCCTATGGAGCGAAGCTCGCTCCCCCGGAATATCGCGGACGATATTTTGGATTCTTCGGGCTCATGTGGGGCTTGGCCGGTTTGGCGGGCGGGACCGGGGTTTGGTTTTACGGGCAACTGGGCCCGATCTGGTGGTGTTGGATCGGGTGCGCCGGGGTGCTCGCCGGCGCGGTGATGGCCTTGCCGGTGGCATTGCGACCCGACGCGCCGGTACTGGTCGAGGCGGCGACAGAGTCCGCGGGGTAA
- a CDS encoding riboflavin synthase has product MFTGIIEETGLIKSFEPQAESWRLVVSAARALVDVELGDSIAVNGCCLTVVAFTGNTLSFDVLAESKRLTTLDELGVGGTVNLERAVRFNGKMGGHFVTGHVDGLGRIEVFEPRGKDTYLRVQAPAGMGRYLVQKGSIAIDGISLTVAEVEGDAFAVWLIPHTISATNLSTKREGDAVNLEFDQIGKYVEKLVAPAFR; this is encoded by the coding sequence ATGTTTACCGGAATCATCGAAGAGACAGGCCTGATCAAATCGTTCGAGCCGCAAGCCGAAAGCTGGCGCTTGGTGGTTTCGGCCGCCCGCGCGTTGGTCGACGTGGAGCTCGGTGACAGTATCGCTGTGAACGGCTGCTGCCTGACCGTCGTCGCCTTTACCGGCAATACCCTCAGCTTCGACGTTCTGGCCGAGTCCAAACGCTTGACCACGCTGGATGAGCTCGGTGTCGGCGGCACGGTCAACCTGGAGCGAGCGGTGCGGTTCAACGGCAAAATGGGCGGACATTTCGTTACGGGCCATGTCGACGGGCTGGGTCGGATCGAGGTCTTCGAACCGCGGGGCAAAGACACCTACCTGCGCGTGCAAGCGCCGGCGGGCATGGGGCGTTACCTGGTCCAAAAGGGGAGTATCGCGATCGACGGTATCTCGCTCACCGTCGCCGAAGTGGAAGGCGATGCGTTCGCGGTCTGGTTGATTCCGCACACCATCAGCGCGACCAATTTGTCGACCAAGCGCGAAGGTGACGCCGTGAATCTGGAATTCGATCAAATCGGAAAATACGTGGAAAAGCTGGTGGCTCCGGCGTTCCGCTGA